One window from the genome of Candidatus Omnitrophota bacterium encodes:
- a CDS encoding N-acetylmuramoyl-L-alanine amidase, producing the protein MNKVISFCLIVGLVFILNSCVTAPIKPPITPAKEVYPHTAMPVLRQDASHIVAPGETLWRISKMYNVPIKDISSANNLKTQTLGKGQRLLIPNAAPIVPVIPLYHSKKWKYIVIHHSATDEGNSLQFDKYHQSKGWEGIGYHFVIDNGTKGKQDGQIEVSPRWIKQEGGSHCRAGNMNEKAIGICLVGNFNREYVSSKQLDALVYLVNVLRKYYKIPVKRITGHNQVLGARTECPGKNFPWTRFKNSL; encoded by the coding sequence ATGAATAAAGTTATTTCTTTTTGTCTAATTGTAGGGTTGGTATTTATTTTAAATTCTTGCGTTACCGCGCCTATTAAACCCCCCATAACTCCTGCAAAAGAAGTATATCCGCACACCGCTATGCCGGTTTTAAGGCAGGATGCCTCTCATATAGTTGCTCCCGGAGAGACACTCTGGCGAATTAGTAAAATGTACAATGTCCCTATAAAGGACATATCATCCGCAAATAATTTAAAGACGCAAACCTTAGGTAAGGGGCAACGCCTTTTGATCCCTAATGCTGCGCCCATTGTTCCTGTTATACCCTTATATCATTCCAAGAAATGGAAATATATCGTTATTCATCACAGCGCAACTGACGAAGGTAATTCCCTGCAATTTGATAAGTATCATCAAAGCAAAGGATGGGAAGGGATAGGGTATCATTTCGTGATTGATAACGGCACAAAAGGAAAACAGGATGGCCAGATTGAGGTTTCTCCCCGCTGGATAAAACAAGAAGGCGGCTCTCATTGTAGGGCAGGCAATATGAATGAAAAAGCAATCGGGATTTGCCTCGTAGGAAATTTTAATAGAGAATACGTATCTTCAAAACAATTAGACGCCTTAGTGTATTTGGTAAATGTATTAAGAAAATATTACAAAATTCCTGTTAAAAGAATAACAGGGCATAATCAGGTTTTAGGCGCCAGAACAGAATGCCCGGGCAAAAATTTCCCTTGGACAAGGTTTAAAAACAGTTTATAG
- the nikR gene encoding nickel-responsive transcriptional regulator NikR produces the protein MNKLFRFGISLDKDLLDKFDRLIREKNYTNRSEAFRDLIRENLVKAEWKKNKEIVGAITLIYDHHKRELVNKLMDIQHDFGGIIISSQHIHLDHNNCLEIIAVKGHSEKAQKLSDSLKSVKGVKHGTLSLSTTGKDI, from the coding sequence ATGAATAAATTATTTAGATTCGGTATTTCATTAGATAAGGATTTACTAGATAAGTTTGACCGGCTCATCAGGGAGAAGAATTATACTAACCGTTCCGAGGCCTTCCGAGATTTAATCCGCGAGAATTTAGTAAAAGCTGAATGGAAGAAGAATAAGGAAATCGTAGGCGCAATAACCCTGATTTATGACCACCACAAAAGAGAACTTGTAAATAAGCTTATGGATATCCAGCATGATTTCGGAGGCATAATAATTTCTTCTCAGCACATTCATCTTGATCACAATAACTGTTTAGAAATCATAGCGGTTAAGGGCCATTCAGAGAAAGCCCAAAAATTATCCGATAGCCTGAAGTCAGTAAAGGGGGTGAAGCACGGGACATTAAGCCTATCAACTACAGGGAAGGATATTTAG